In Desulfobulbus oralis, one DNA window encodes the following:
- the rdgC gene encoding recombination-associated protein RdgC: MGLLTGAASFTRFAVSGELPESPWDFIAGQIEKHSFRDIDDTMDEFSVGWVSVANMFDTAFARSSYAAGDYVALTMRMDERRVSPAVLKKFCQKEEARILQEKQIPRLAKAARVEIRERIQAELLRKSPPIPSTSDLCWHVADGLVLFFSTSRKAVALLEELFRESFGLGLVLQVPWLTGERMLDEAGRASLNELQPAVFL; encoded by the coding sequence ATGGGACTTTTAACCGGAGCCGCCTCTTTCACCCGCTTTGCGGTCAGCGGTGAACTGCCCGAGTCTCCCTGGGATTTCATCGCCGGGCAGATCGAAAAGCACAGTTTCCGCGACATCGACGACACCATGGACGAGTTTTCGGTGGGTTGGGTGTCGGTGGCCAATATGTTCGACACCGCTTTTGCCCGCAGTTCCTATGCTGCCGGCGATTATGTCGCCCTGACCATGCGCATGGATGAACGCCGGGTTTCGCCTGCGGTGCTCAAAAAATTCTGCCAGAAGGAGGAGGCGCGCATCCTGCAGGAAAAACAGATTCCCCGCCTGGCCAAGGCGGCGCGGGTGGAAATCCGCGAGCGCATTCAGGCGGAGCTTTTGCGCAAATCGCCGCCCATTCCCTCCACCAGCGACCTGTGCTGGCACGTGGCCGATGGCCTTGTCCTGTTCTTCAGCACCAGCAGGAAGGCCGTGGCCCTGCTGGAAGAGCTGTTCAGGGAGAGCTTTGGCCTCGGGCTGGTGCTGCAGGTGCCCTGGCTGACCGGCGAGCGGATGCTGGACGAGGCTGGCCGGGCCAGTCTGAACGAGCTGCAGCCCGCCGTCTTTCTGTAA